A part of Hippea maritima DSM 10411 genomic DNA contains:
- a CDS encoding UDP-N-acetylmuramoyl-tripeptide--D-alanyl-D-alanine ligase: MEFGLDEIIAVLKPKSISLDRDYTIKGFSIDSRAIKEGEVFVGIKGERFDGTDFAPEAVKKSKTFAIVEKKVDCPHIIVNNALGALKRLATYKLKKSGAISVAIVGSVGKTTTKELVADFLSCRYSVCRSLENENNIIGVCKTLLRVEDEDFCVVEVGINNPGEMEEIAAFFEPDNVLFLNVTSTHIGNFENIDAIFKEKSKIINKSSRLVYNADDEILKEAFEGKENSFGFCFFGDCEFRAENNNNVKVEDITLKKPFGLNPYTVLSGFVAAFVFGGFKDETCFNDKLKAFKPVGYRMRPEILEDKLFILDCYNANVNSMMHAIDELAKLKGRKLAILGDMLELGSFSERFHRDVGLYLNGKDIDLLAVGGDAFFIFDAFNGKKYYCKTKPEAVELLKDKLTDYDIFLLKASRGMRFEDIFTRLKGSQ; the protein is encoded by the coding sequence TTGGAATTTGGATTAGATGAGATAATAGCTGTTTTAAAGCCAAAAAGCATCTCTTTGGATAGAGATTACACAATAAAAGGTTTTTCCATAGATTCGCGCGCCATAAAAGAGGGAGAGGTTTTTGTTGGTATAAAGGGCGAGAGGTTTGATGGTACAGATTTTGCGCCTGAGGCTGTAAAGAAGAGTAAAACATTTGCCATAGTGGAAAAGAAAGTGGATTGTCCGCACATAATTGTTAATAATGCTTTAGGTGCCTTAAAGAGACTCGCAACGTATAAGCTAAAAAAATCCGGAGCTATTTCTGTTGCGATTGTTGGTTCTGTAGGTAAGACGACAACCAAAGAACTTGTAGCGGACTTTCTGTCTTGCAGATATAGCGTATGTAGAAGTTTAGAGAATGAAAACAACATAATAGGTGTATGTAAAACCCTTTTAAGGGTTGAGGATGAGGATTTCTGTGTTGTTGAAGTGGGTATAAACAATCCAGGAGAAATGGAAGAGATAGCGGCTTTCTTTGAGCCGGACAACGTCTTGTTTTTAAATGTAACCTCGACGCATATAGGGAACTTCGAAAATATTGATGCTATTTTTAAGGAGAAATCCAAAATCATAAATAAAAGCTCAAGGCTTGTGTATAATGCAGACGATGAAATATTAAAAGAAGCCTTCGAGGGTAAAGAAAATTCATTTGGTTTTTGCTTTTTTGGAGACTGTGAATTTAGGGCAGAAAACAACAATAATGTAAAAGTTGAAGATATAACACTAAAAAAGCCCTTTGGTTTAAATCCTTATACGGTTTTGTCCGGTTTTGTTGCCGCTTTTGTTTTCGGTGGTTTTAAGGATGAGACTTGCTTTAATGATAAGCTAAAGGCGTTTAAGCCTGTTGGATATAGAATGAGGCCCGAGATACTTGAAGACAAGCTGTTTATTCTGGATTGCTATAATGCCAATGTTAACTCCATGATGCATGCTATAGATGAGCTTGCTAAACTAAAAGGAAGGAAGTTGGCTATATTAGGAGACATGCTTGAGCTTGGTAGTTTTTCAGAAAGATTTCACAGGGATGTTGGTTTGTATTTAAATGGAAAGGATATAGACCTGTTGGCCGTTGGAGGGGATGCATTTTTTATCTTTGATGCTTTTAATGGCAAGAAGTATTACTGCAAAACTAAACCAGAGGCTGTTGAGCTTTTAAAGGATAAACTTACTGATTATGATATATTTCTACTTAAGGCATCAAGGGGCATGAGATTTGAGGATATATTCACAAGATTAAAAGGAAGCCAGTAG
- a CDS encoding UDP-N-acetylmuramoyl-L-alanyl-D-glutamate--2,6-diaminopimelate ligase, which translates to MECLKRIEEFRPVDMVYDSREVSEGFVFFAIKGTKVDANRFVPNILAKFKRVLVVSENGFDDERCIKVDDVRKCMGLAADHFFNHPSKKLKVVGITGTNGKTTTTYLLRSIFDNSEIIGTTGWTLKDERFKLNNTTPESLDLHRILNRMAMANSEYCFTEVSSHALSFNRIEGVDFALKVFTNISQDHLDFYDNLENYAKTKLSFFERLKPKVVNADDSYGRMLIDAATISYGFSDFAFIKPIVYEYSLDGIKAKLNVARRTISITSPLIGDYNLYNIMAALGVALFFGVDFARIEEGIAKSKGAPGRLEFFQKDGAYAVVDYAHTDDAMRNVLEALNKIKKGRIITVFGAGGDRDRTKRPKMGSIAESLSDVVVVTSDNPRSEEPLAIIDDILEGISDRDRVIVEPDRFEAIKKALGMAEKGDLVTILGKGHEDYQILKDKTIHFDDREVVRRLWNLD; encoded by the coding sequence ATGGAGTGCTTGAAAAGAATAGAAGAGTTTAGGCCAGTTGATATGGTCTATGACTCCCGCGAGGTCAGTGAGGGTTTTGTATTTTTTGCGATAAAGGGTACAAAGGTTGATGCAAATAGGTTTGTACCGAATATTTTGGCTAAATTTAAGAGGGTTTTGGTTGTAAGTGAGAATGGGTTTGATGATGAGAGATGTATAAAGGTTGATGATGTTAGAAAGTGCATGGGGCTTGCTGCTGATCACTTTTTCAACCACCCTTCAAAAAAACTTAAGGTTGTGGGTATAACAGGGACAAACGGTAAAACCACCACGACATACCTGCTTAGAAGCATATTTGATAACAGCGAGATTATTGGCACAACCGGCTGGACTTTAAAGGATGAGAGGTTTAAGCTAAACAACACAACGCCTGAATCGTTGGATTTGCACAGAATACTCAACAGGATGGCTATGGCTAATAGCGAGTATTGCTTTACTGAGGTTTCTTCTCATGCCTTAAGCTTTAATAGAATTGAGGGTGTTGATTTTGCATTAAAGGTATTTACCAATATATCTCAAGACCATCTGGACTTTTACGATAATCTTGAAAACTATGCAAAAACGAAGCTTTCCTTCTTCGAGAGGCTAAAGCCTAAGGTTGTAAACGCCGATGATAGTTATGGCAGGATGCTTATCGATGCTGCAACAATTAGTTATGGTTTTTCCGATTTTGCTTTTATAAAGCCTATTGTTTATGAGTATTCGCTTGATGGCATAAAGGCAAAGCTCAATGTGGCAAGACGGACTATTAGCATAACCTCACCACTTATAGGTGATTACAATCTGTATAACATAATGGCTGCTTTAGGCGTTGCATTATTCTTTGGTGTGGATTTTGCAAGGATTGAGGAGGGGATAGCAAAAAGCAAAGGTGCGCCTGGTAGGCTTGAGTTTTTCCAAAAAGACGGTGCTTATGCTGTTGTTGATTATGCACATACAGACGATGCTATGAGGAATGTTTTAGAGGCTTTGAATAAAATAAAGAAGGGCAGGATTATAACAGTCTTTGGTGCGGGCGGTGATAGGGATAGAACAAAAAGGCCAAAGATGGGTTCTATAGCAGAAAGTTTAAGTGATGTTGTTGTTGTTACAAGCGATAATCCAAGAAGTGAGGAGCCTTTAGCTATAATTGATGATATTTTGGAGGGAATTAGCGATAGGGACAGGGTTATTGTTGAGCCTGATAGGTTTGAGGCTATAAAGAAGGCTTTGGGTATGGCTGAAAAAGGCGATCTGGTTACGATTTTGGGTAAGGGCCATGAGGATTATCAGATTTTAAAGGATAAAACGATTCATTTTGACGACAGGGAAGTGGTGAGAAGGCTTTGGAATTTGGATTAG